In the Gymnodinialimonas sp. 202GB13-11 genome, one interval contains:
- a CDS encoding glutamate--cysteine ligase — MSIPQQGGGPIERHEQLAEYLAEGCKPKADWRIGTEHEKFGFCRDTHKPIPYEGERSVKAVLEGLRDRFGWSPVEEGGNIIGLEKDGANVSLEPGGQLELSGAPLETIHQTCDEVNEHLRQVREVADIIGVDFIGLGAAPAWTHEDMPLMPKGRYKLMDAYMQKVGTMGRTMMRRTCTVQVNLDFASEADMVQKMRVAIALQPVATALFANSPFLDGKPNGHKSWRSRVWRDLDADRTGMVPFVFDEGFGFERWVEYALDVPMYFVYRDGEYVDALGQSFRDFLRGELPALPGEMPTLSDWADHLTTIFPEARVKKFIEMRGADGGPWRRLCALPAFWVGLMYDQGALDAAWDLAKRFDEETRQEMRVAASVDGLQAEAGGHKMIDLAREVLAISEAGLKSRAMPGAGGLVPDETHFLNALKDSVETGQVPADELLECYNGAWAGDLSRIYAEFSY; from the coding sequence ATGTCCATTCCCCAGCAAGGCGGCGGGCCGATTGAGCGGCACGAGCAACTCGCAGAATATCTGGCCGAAGGCTGCAAGCCGAAAGCCGATTGGCGGATCGGGACGGAGCATGAGAAATTTGGGTTCTGCCGCGATACGCACAAGCCTATCCCTTATGAAGGCGAGCGGTCCGTCAAAGCGGTTCTGGAAGGGCTGCGGGATCGGTTCGGGTGGTCGCCAGTAGAGGAAGGCGGCAACATCATTGGCCTTGAGAAAGACGGCGCGAATGTCTCGCTGGAGCCGGGCGGGCAGTTGGAGCTGTCGGGTGCGCCTTTGGAGACGATCCACCAGACCTGTGACGAGGTGAATGAACACCTTCGGCAAGTGCGCGAGGTGGCTGATATCATCGGCGTGGACTTCATCGGCCTTGGGGCAGCGCCGGCCTGGACGCACGAGGATATGCCCCTGATGCCCAAGGGGCGATACAAGTTGATGGACGCCTATATGCAGAAGGTCGGCACTATGGGTCGGACGATGATGCGGCGGACCTGCACCGTTCAGGTGAACCTCGATTTCGCGTCAGAAGCCGACATGGTCCAGAAGATGCGCGTGGCGATTGCGCTGCAGCCCGTGGCGACCGCGTTGTTTGCGAATTCCCCGTTCTTGGACGGCAAGCCGAATGGTCACAAAAGCTGGCGCAGCCGAGTCTGGCGCGATCTGGATGCCGACCGGACGGGCATGGTGCCGTTTGTCTTTGACGAGGGGTTCGGGTTTGAGCGGTGGGTGGAATACGCGCTCGATGTTCCCATGTATTTTGTCTACCGCGACGGCGAATATGTGGACGCACTGGGACAGAGCTTTCGGGATTTCCTAAGGGGTGAATTGCCAGCACTGCCCGGTGAAATGCCGACGCTGAGTGATTGGGCGGATCATCTGACCACGATCTTCCCCGAGGCGCGCGTCAAGAAGTTCATCGAGATGCGGGGTGCTGATGGCGGGCCCTGGCGGCGGCTTTGTGCATTGCCGGCGTTCTGGGTTGGTCTGATGTATGATCAGGGCGCTTTGGACGCGGCATGGGACCTTGCGAAACGCTTCGACGAAGAAACCCGGCAGGAGATGCGCGTAGCGGCCTCTGTCGATGGATTGCAGGCCGAAGCGGGTGGTCACAAGATGATCGATCTGGCGCGCGAGGTACTGGCGATTTCTGAGGCGGGTCTGAAGTCGCGGGCGATGCCCGGTGCCGGGGGGCTGGTGCCGGATGAGACGCACTTCCTCAACGCGCTGAAGGACTCGGTAGAGACGGGGCAGGTGCCCGCCGATGAGCTGTTGGAGTGCTACAACGGCGCATGGGCAGGCGATCTGAGCCGTATCTACGCGGAATTTTCTTACTGA
- a CDS encoding DUF805 domain-containing protein: protein MFDFFGRARRAEYWWFFLWQTLLGGVVGGYFGFHMASRAATDPAFATMMQDPVRAEAYFNSLFAGYEWPIFIGSILLFYIPNLSVTIRRLHDTDRSGWRIFMPALVAFISAIGGIVLTGSAAAGGSAGGVFLASLVMTVPTLIASIWFLVWLCQAGTNGPNRFGPDSAPDRKQPVPAHPAFAPALEGEAADRSEVARKAAARDYYKRHVLPSVQGPQTQ from the coding sequence ATGTTCGATTTTTTCGGTCGCGCGCGTCGGGCTGAATACTGGTGGTTCTTCCTTTGGCAAACGCTTTTGGGTGGGGTCGTCGGCGGTTACTTCGGCTTTCACATGGCCAGTCGCGCCGCAACTGATCCGGCCTTCGCGACGATGATGCAGGACCCGGTCCGGGCCGAGGCCTATTTCAACTCTCTGTTCGCGGGCTACGAATGGCCGATCTTTATCGGCTCGATCCTCCTGTTCTACATTCCAAACTTGTCCGTCACGATCCGGCGATTGCACGACACTGACCGCAGCGGCTGGCGGATTTTCATGCCGGCATTGGTGGCCTTCATCTCTGCCATTGGTGGCATTGTCCTGACCGGCTCAGCCGCAGCTGGCGGCAGTGCAGGCGGCGTATTTCTTGCCTCGCTCGTAATGACCGTCCCAACGCTCATCGCATCCATCTGGTTCTTGGTTTGGCTATGCCAAGCGGGCACAAACGGTCCCAACCGGTTTGGGCCAGATAGCGCGCCGGATCGCAAACAACCCGTGCCAGCGCATCCTGCATTCGCACCTGCACTGGAGGGCGAGGCCGCAGACCGCTCAGAAGTGGCTCGCAAGGCTGCTGCACGCGACTATTACAAGCGCCACGTTCTGCCGAGCGTTCAAGGACCGCAAACTCAGTAA
- a CDS encoding DUF805 domain-containing protein, translated as MDFMTAVKHVFANYANFSGRARRSEYWWFYLFNIIVNVVASIVDGAIGMPIVSIIAFLGLIIPGIAVAVRRMHDVGRSGWWLLILLVPLVGIILVIYWFVQRGTVGSNEYGNDPYDAPAAS; from the coding sequence ATGGATTTCATGACTGCTGTGAAGCACGTCTTCGCAAACTACGCCAACTTCTCGGGCCGTGCCCGCCGCTCGGAGTATTGGTGGTTCTACCTGTTCAACATCATCGTCAACGTCGTGGCCTCTATCGTTGACGGCGCCATTGGCATGCCAATCGTGTCGATCATTGCGTTCCTCGGCCTGATCATTCCCGGCATCGCTGTCGCTGTGCGCCGCATGCACGATGTGGGCCGCTCCGGCTGGTGGCTGCTGATCCTGCTCGTGCCGCTCGTCGGCATTATCTTGGTGATCTACTGGTTCGTCCAGCGCGGCACCGTGGGCTCGAACGAATACGGCAACGATCCTTACGACGCGCCCGCAGCATCCTAA
- a CDS encoding DUF805 domain-containing protein: MPQTFAASRAAKSLGLAKRANTPSNLPNFRRGTVALASWKYRGNAMSPGRSLVRSLSYIFTVRGRTGRAEFWWTASLGALGFAVLLQVPRWTEMDEKLPFDFLMIVLCLSALLSIMLLTSACRRLHDSGHHTGWILLILLPVIGWVALAALLLMRGSHGPNQYGPDPAPWRKVPRGDHPALDERADTEEQRLAEVQRYYQEMLQK, translated from the coding sequence ATGCCCCAAACATTCGCCGCATCGCGCGCGGCGAAGAGCCTCGGATTGGCCAAAAGGGCTAACACGCCCTCTAATTTGCCCAATTTTCGCCGCGGTACCGTGGCACTCGCCTCATGGAAGTATCGAGGTAATGCCATGTCGCCCGGACGTTCTCTGGTCCGTAGCCTATCATACATTTTCACCGTCCGTGGTCGTACGGGAAGGGCGGAGTTCTGGTGGACAGCATCACTTGGCGCATTGGGATTTGCAGTGCTCCTGCAAGTGCCGCGTTGGACGGAGATGGACGAGAAGCTGCCCTTCGATTTCCTCATGATCGTTCTTTGTTTGTCTGCCCTTCTGAGCATCATGTTGCTGACATCCGCGTGCCGTCGCTTGCATGACAGCGGCCACCATACCGGATGGATCCTGCTTATTCTCCTGCCAGTTATCGGTTGGGTTGCCCTTGCAGCTTTGCTGCTGATGCGCGGGTCACATGGACCCAATCAATATGGTCCAGATCCGGCCCCTTGGCGAAAGGTGCCTCGCGGAGATCATCCGGCACTCGACGAACGCGCAGATACCGAGGAGCAACGATTGGCGGAAGTACAACGCTACTATCAGGAAATGTTGCAGAAATAG
- the plsY gene encoding glycerol-3-phosphate 1-O-acyltransferase PlsY, with translation MPPIDTTASLLGLTAVLAYLLGSIPFGIVMARLFGLGDLRQVGSGNIGATNVLRTGNKVAAFLTLVLDAGKGAIAVLVARAALGDDAAQLAGFCAFLGHCFPVFLGFRGGKGVATFLGTLLALALPLGAAACAVWAVTAGAFRISSLAALVAAAASPLAALALGRPEATLFCIALALLILVRHAPNIRRIARGEEPRIGQKG, from the coding sequence ATCCCGCCGATCGACACCACCGCAAGCCTGCTTGGGCTCACCGCCGTGCTCGCCTACCTTCTTGGGTCCATCCCATTCGGCATCGTAATGGCCCGACTGTTCGGACTAGGTGATCTACGCCAAGTGGGATCGGGCAACATCGGCGCCACGAACGTTTTGCGAACGGGAAACAAGGTTGCAGCCTTTCTGACCCTAGTGCTGGACGCGGGCAAAGGGGCCATCGCCGTTTTGGTTGCACGGGCAGCCTTGGGCGATGATGCTGCACAACTGGCGGGCTTCTGCGCCTTTCTTGGCCATTGCTTCCCGGTCTTCCTGGGCTTTCGCGGCGGCAAAGGCGTGGCAACCTTTCTGGGCACTTTGCTGGCGCTTGCCCTGCCTCTCGGCGCGGCAGCTTGCGCAGTTTGGGCCGTGACCGCGGGTGCCTTTCGCATATCGTCGCTTGCCGCACTGGTCGCGGCGGCAGCCAGCCCGCTTGCGGCGCTTGCACTCGGGCGACCTGAAGCCACGCTATTCTGCATAGCCCTCGCTTTACTGATTTTGGTGCGCCATGCCCCAAACATTCGCCGCATCGCGCGCGGCGAAGAGCCTCGGATTGGCCAAAAGGGCTAA
- the pyrC gene encoding dihydroorotase, giving the protein MTNALLHNARLIDPDAGTETLGWVRIEDGLIAETGEGTRAGGMDCGGACLAPGIVDVGVKVGEPGERHKESFRTAGLAAAAGGVTTMVTRPDTTTPIDTPEVLEFVIRRARDEAKVRVAPMAALTKAREGREMVEVGFMRDAGAVAFSDGDRVVTNTKVLGRCMTYARSLGALIVGHPQDPVLSDGAAVTSGKFASLKGLPAVSPMAERLGLERDLALAEMTGVAYHADQISTAIALPALQRAKAAGQDVTAGVSIHHLTLNEFDVSDYRTFFKLKPPLRSEDDRMAMVEAVRDGTIDIICSMHTPQDEESKRLPFEAAASGAVGLETLLPAALRLYHAGQLTLAELFGALALKPAQRFGLPGGRLFAGAPADLILFDPDAPFVLDRAELQSKSKNTPFDLSRMQGRVLRTWVGGAEVFEAGA; this is encoded by the coding sequence ATGACGAACGCACTCCTCCACAATGCTCGCTTGATCGACCCTGACGCCGGGACCGAAACCCTCGGTTGGGTCCGGATCGAAGATGGCTTGATCGCAGAAACCGGAGAAGGGACGCGGGCGGGCGGCATGGATTGCGGGGGCGCATGCCTTGCTCCAGGTATCGTGGATGTCGGTGTGAAAGTCGGCGAACCGGGCGAACGTCACAAAGAAAGCTTCCGCACCGCCGGTCTGGCCGCGGCCGCGGGCGGTGTCACAACAATGGTCACGCGGCCCGACACCACAACCCCGATCGACACGCCCGAGGTGCTGGAATTCGTTATCCGCCGCGCGCGCGATGAAGCGAAGGTTAGGGTAGCCCCCATGGCAGCGCTGACCAAAGCGCGCGAAGGCCGCGAAATGGTCGAGGTGGGGTTCATGCGCGATGCCGGTGCCGTTGCCTTCTCTGATGGGGACCGTGTGGTGACGAACACCAAGGTCCTGGGCCGCTGCATGACCTATGCACGCTCACTTGGTGCGCTCATCGTCGGCCACCCGCAAGATCCCGTACTGAGCGATGGAGCTGCCGTCACTTCGGGTAAATTCGCCTCTCTCAAAGGCCTTCCTGCCGTCTCCCCCATGGCGGAGCGCTTGGGGCTGGAGCGTGACCTCGCACTGGCCGAGATGACAGGTGTGGCTTATCACGCCGACCAGATCTCCACCGCCATCGCCCTACCAGCCCTGCAACGCGCCAAAGCCGCAGGGCAGGACGTGACGGCGGGCGTGTCCATCCATCACCTCACGCTAAACGAATTTGACGTTAGCGACTATCGGACCTTCTTCAAGCTCAAGCCCCCGCTACGCTCGGAAGACGACCGCATGGCAATGGTTGAGGCCGTGCGGGATGGCACAATCGACATCATTTGCTCCATGCACACGCCGCAGGACGAAGAAAGCAAACGCTTGCCGTTTGAGGCAGCCGCCAGTGGCGCGGTTGGACTTGAAACACTTCTGCCCGCAGCGCTTCGGCTCTATCACGCGGGCCAACTGACCCTGGCTGAGTTGTTTGGCGCGTTGGCGCTTAAACCCGCGCAACGATTTGGGTTGCCCGGTGGCCGTCTTTTTGCGGGGGCTCCGGCGGATTTGATCTTGTTCGACCCAGACGCACCCTTCGTCCTGGATCGAGCCGAGTTGCAGTCAAAATCCAAGAATACTCCATTCGATCTGTCCCGTATGCAGGGCCGTGTCCTGCGGACTTGGGTTGGTGGGGCCGAGGTTTTTGAGGCCGGGGCATGA
- a CDS encoding aspartate carbamoyltransferase catalytic subunit, which translates to MDDSWSGILEQDETILWQGQPEAGIRWRDALGFQGFFGAAFAAFALFWMATASFIAGNGPGFPFNLFPLFGLPFLFVGLYLMAGHVLADAYIRSTTWYTLTDRSAFIATNAFGRRKLESFRIRDMDMLELEDGVPGSVIFKEGRVRPSNNSMPRRVGFRNIIAAREVYRQMREARGALNFAERQARD; encoded by the coding sequence GTGGATGACAGTTGGAGCGGCATTCTCGAGCAGGATGAAACCATCCTGTGGCAAGGCCAGCCCGAGGCTGGCATTCGCTGGCGGGACGCGCTCGGTTTTCAGGGCTTCTTTGGCGCGGCCTTTGCAGCCTTTGCCCTGTTCTGGATGGCAACCGCGTCGTTCATAGCAGGCAACGGCCCAGGCTTTCCGTTCAATCTGTTTCCGTTGTTCGGTTTGCCCTTCCTGTTTGTCGGCCTCTACCTGATGGCAGGCCATGTCTTGGCGGACGCCTATATACGGTCGACCACATGGTACACGTTGACGGATAGGTCAGCATTCATTGCCACCAATGCCTTCGGCCGGCGCAAGTTGGAAAGCTTCCGCATCCGCGACATGGATATGTTGGAACTGGAAGACGGTGTGCCGGGAAGCGTGATTTTCAAGGAAGGCAGGGTTCGGCCTTCCAACAATAGCATGCCGCGCCGGGTCGGGTTTCGGAACATCATCGCGGCACGCGAGGTTTACAGGCAAATGCGCGAGGCACGTGGGGCCTTGAATTTCGCCGAACGGCAAGCGAGGGACTAA
- a CDS encoding aspartate carbamoyltransferase catalytic subunit has translation MSFDKPHLLGIEELSPPEITTLLDRADIHAEAERGSRDHGQPLRGLTQINMFFENSTRTQASFEIAGKRLGADVMNMAMQTSSVKKGETLIDTALTLNAMHPDLLVVRHPHSGAVKLLADKVNCAVLNAGDGRHEHPTQALLDALTIRRAKGRLHRLNIAICGDIAHSRVARSNILLLGKMENRIRLIGPPTLMPSGVADWGVEVYDDMETGLEGCDVVMMLRLQKERMDGGFIPSEREYYHRYGLDAAKLSVAKDDAIVMHPGPMNRGVEIDGVLADDINRSVIQEQVEMGVAVRMAAMELLAENLRERRVAA, from the coding sequence ATGAGTTTCGACAAGCCGCATCTACTTGGCATCGAAGAGCTTTCGCCCCCGGAGATAACCACCCTTCTCGACCGCGCTGATATCCATGCAGAGGCCGAACGTGGCAGCCGCGATCATGGTCAACCGCTCAGGGGCCTCACCCAGATCAATATGTTCTTCGAGAACTCGACGAGGACGCAGGCTAGTTTCGAGATTGCGGGCAAGCGTCTTGGGGCGGACGTGATGAACATGGCGATGCAGACGAGCAGCGTGAAGAAGGGTGAGACACTGATCGACACCGCTCTGACGCTCAACGCCATGCATCCCGACCTACTGGTCGTGCGCCACCCCCATTCCGGCGCGGTGAAGCTGTTGGCCGACAAGGTGAACTGCGCGGTCCTTAATGCAGGCGATGGGCGACACGAACACCCCACGCAGGCGCTGCTGGATGCACTGACAATCCGCCGCGCCAAGGGACGGTTGCACAGGCTGAACATCGCGATCTGTGGCGACATCGCCCATTCCCGCGTGGCGCGGTCCAACATCCTGCTTCTGGGCAAAATGGAAAACCGCATCCGCCTGATCGGCCCGCCCACGCTGATGCCGTCGGGCGTCGCAGATTGGGGAGTGGAGGTCTACGACGATATGGAGACGGGGCTTGAGGGTTGCGATGTCGTGATGATGCTGCGGCTCCAGAAAGAGCGGATGGACGGCGGCTTCATCCCGTCCGAGCGGGAATACTACCACCGCTACGGACTCGACGCGGCAAAGCTGTCGGTGGCTAAGGACGACGCAATTGTGATGCACCCCGGCCCGATGAACCGTGGGGTCGAGATCGACGGCGTGCTGGCTGATGACATCAACCGGTCCGTCATCCAGGAACAGGTCGAAATGGGTGTCGCCGTGCGCATGGCGGCGATGGAGTTGCTGGCGGAGAACTTGCGTGAAAGGCGGGTGGCGGCGTGA
- a CDS encoding uracil-DNA glycosylase family protein, translating to MDESVGYWDALAALDWQVELGADEAILDLPVDRFDLPLPTPAPKPAAALVTQAAPVQPASPAVDTVAIAKQLAESAGSLDVLRAAMEGFEHCDLKRGARNFVFSDGHPSARVMVVGEAPGRDEDQLGKPFVGRAGQLLDKMFAAIGLDRQVDGAGGLYITNMLPWRPPQNRDPKPEELAMMQPFTRRHIELAEPDVVVLMGNHACAGLLGRRGITRMRGNWEDVLGRPAMPMFHPAYLLRNPAAKREAWADLLEIKARLQG from the coding sequence ATGGACGAGTCGGTGGGATATTGGGACGCGCTTGCCGCGCTGGACTGGCAGGTGGAGCTTGGCGCCGATGAGGCGATCCTTGATCTGCCCGTTGATCGGTTCGATCTGCCCTTACCAACACCCGCGCCGAAACCAGCCGCAGCACTCGTGACACAAGCCGCGCCTGTTCAGCCTGCCTCACCCGCCGTCGATACTGTCGCTATTGCCAAACAACTTGCCGAAAGCGCCGGATCGCTGGACGTTTTGCGCGCAGCGATGGAGGGGTTCGAGCATTGCGACCTGAAGCGTGGTGCGCGGAATTTCGTTTTCAGCGACGGGCACCCTTCGGCCCGCGTCATGGTTGTCGGCGAAGCGCCGGGGCGGGATGAAGACCAGCTGGGCAAACCGTTCGTCGGGCGTGCCGGTCAGCTGCTCGACAAGATGTTTGCGGCGATTGGGTTGGACCGGCAAGTGGACGGTGCGGGAGGGCTCTACATCACCAACATGCTGCCATGGCGGCCACCGCAAAACCGCGATCCGAAACCGGAAGAGCTGGCGATGATGCAGCCCTTCACGCGGCGGCACATCGAACTGGCGGAGCCGGATGTGGTTGTGCTGATGGGCAACCATGCCTGTGCCGGGTTGCTCGGACGGCGCGGGATCACACGAATGCGCGGGAATTGGGAGGATGTGTTAGGCAGACCGGCCATGCCGATGTTCCACCCTGCCTATCTGCTGAGAAATCCGGCGGCGAAGCGGGAGGCCTGGGCGGACCTGTTGGAGATCAAGGCGCGGCTGCAGGGATGA
- the moaB gene encoding molybdenum cofactor biosynthesis protein B, producing MSNLDQTRPFIPCRIAVLAVSDTRTLAEDKSGDVLVQRLTDAGHILAARQILRDDREQIADQLRQWCANPEIDVILSTGGTGLTGRDVTVEAHRDVYEKEVDAFGTVFTHVSMAKIGTSAVQSRATGGVSNGTYLFALPGSSGACKDAWDEILAYQLDYRHRPCNFVEIMPRLDEHKRRK from the coding sequence ATGAGCAACCTTGATCAAACCCGCCCCTTCATCCCCTGCCGCATTGCGGTTCTTGCGGTAAGCGACACGCGTACGCTAGCCGAAGACAAATCCGGCGACGTGCTCGTTCAGCGTTTGACTGATGCGGGCCACATCCTCGCCGCGCGACAGATCCTGCGCGACGACCGTGAGCAAATTGCGGATCAGTTGCGCCAGTGGTGCGCGAATCCTGAGATTGACGTGATCCTCAGCACCGGAGGCACTGGCCTCACGGGCCGTGATGTAACCGTTGAAGCGCATCGTGATGTCTATGAAAAAGAAGTCGACGCGTTCGGAACCGTATTTACCCATGTCTCCATGGCCAAGATCGGCACCTCAGCGGTACAATCCCGCGCGACGGGCGGCGTCTCCAACGGCACCTACCTTTTCGCGCTGCCCGGTTCCTCAGGCGCTTGCAAGGATGCCTGGGATGAAATCCTGGCCTATCAGCTCGACTATCGGCACCGGCCCTGCAATTTCGTGGAAATCATGCCGCGTTTGGACGAACACAAGCGACGGAAATAA
- a CDS encoding efflux RND transporter periplasmic adaptor subunit, giving the protein MRFFGRAVIGLFLTALTVGLLAFAGYTTYGALQARWADEGRPPQGRERVFAVEVAPLTFGEETPVLTAFGEILSRRTLELRAPAEGTVVELSEVFEEGGAVEEGQLLLRIDPFEAQSARDTAAADLQDAENELAEAERALELAAEEVAAARAQADLRATALARAQDLADRGVGSAAAVETAELAAATANQAILSQRRALAQAEARLDNAGTALERRRIALAEAERRLSQTELYAAFEGVLTDVDVAAGRLVGRNERLGSLLDNEALEVAFRVSTAQYVRLLEEGGQLTERPVRVILDVFGLDVQAEATLTRESGSVEEGQTGRLLFARLDAPRGMRVGDFVRVEVDEPPLPFVARLPATALGSDGQILVLGDDDVLEAVSVELMRRQGNDVLIRGEGLRDREVVVARTPVLGDGIRVNPIRPDAADAPEEPDTIALDPERRARLITFVEGNSFIPSDVRDRMLRQLNEEEVPARMVARIEARMGS; this is encoded by the coding sequence ATGCGGTTTTTTGGTCGCGCTGTGATCGGACTTTTCCTGACTGCGCTGACAGTCGGCCTTCTGGCTTTCGCCGGTTACACGACTTATGGCGCGCTTCAGGCGCGTTGGGCGGATGAAGGCCGCCCGCCGCAGGGACGCGAGCGGGTGTTTGCAGTTGAGGTGGCCCCCCTCACCTTTGGTGAAGAGACGCCCGTGTTGACGGCGTTTGGCGAAATCCTGTCGCGGCGCACGCTTGAATTGCGGGCACCGGCAGAAGGGACGGTCGTTGAACTTTCGGAGGTGTTTGAAGAGGGCGGCGCTGTCGAGGAAGGCCAGCTTCTGCTGCGCATCGATCCCTTTGAAGCGCAATCAGCCCGCGATACGGCAGCGGCTGACCTTCAAGACGCAGAGAATGAGCTGGCCGAAGCGGAACGCGCGCTGGAGCTTGCGGCAGAAGAAGTAGCGGCAGCGCGTGCTCAAGCCGATCTGCGCGCCACGGCCTTGGCGCGTGCTCAGGACTTGGCGGACCGAGGCGTGGGTTCTGCCGCCGCGGTCGAAACCGCAGAATTGGCAGCGGCAACGGCCAATCAGGCAATCCTATCGCAGCGACGCGCCCTGGCGCAGGCCGAGGCGCGGTTGGACAATGCCGGCACAGCGCTTGAGCGTCGCCGTATCGCGCTGGCGGAAGCTGAACGTCGGCTGTCACAGACCGAGCTTTACGCGGCCTTTGAGGGCGTCCTGACGGATGTGGATGTTGCCGCTGGACGCTTAGTGGGGCGCAATGAGCGGTTGGGCAGTCTGCTGGACAATGAGGCGCTTGAGGTCGCATTCCGAGTTTCCACCGCACAGTACGTGCGTCTTCTGGAAGAGGGCGGGCAGCTGACCGAACGCCCGGTGCGCGTAATCCTGGATGTCTTCGGCCTTGATGTGCAAGCGGAGGCCACGCTGACCCGCGAAAGTGGCTCGGTTGAGGAGGGCCAGACCGGCCGTCTGCTTTTCGCGCGCCTCGACGCACCGCGTGGTATGCGTGTGGGTGATTTCGTGCGGGTTGAGGTGGATGAGCCGCCTTTGCCCTTCGTGGCGCGCTTGCCCGCCACGGCCCTGGGTTCGGACGGGCAGATCCTGGTGCTTGGGGACGATGACGTGCTTGAGGCCGTATCAGTTGAGTTGATGCGCCGTCAGGGCAATGATGTGCTGATCCGGGGCGAAGGGCTGCGCGACCGCGAAGTGGTGGTGGCCCGCACACCCGTTTTGGGGGACGGCATTCGCGTGAACCCAATCCGCCCGGATGCCGCTGATGCGCCTGAGGAACCAGATACCATCGCGCTCGACCCCGAACGCCGCGCAAGACTGATCACCTTCGTCGAAGGAAACAGCTTCATTCCATCAGACGTGCGCGACCGCATGTTGCGACAATTGAATGAGGAAGAGGTTCCGGCCCGCATGGTGGCCCGTATCGAAGCCCGGATGGGCAGCTGA